A single region of the Verrucomicrobiales bacterium genome encodes:
- a CDS encoding S9 family peptidase: MKTWLISTGLSLALTFSASGAGVPDNLVVEGVPSFPDELRSSVSRYLEFRTAAFYSWHPQERSMLIGTRFAETPQLHWVGAPGAARRQLTFSTEPVRGGAFRPKTGDCILYTQDSGGGEFFQLYRYDVKEGRTTLLSDGKSRYTGAMWSHTGRWIAYSSTQRNGKDTDLYVMNPDDPKSARRVLEVTGGGWGIEDWSWDDAELLVSERVSINESWLYRLDLKSGVKTALASSREKPQAYGTALFSLDSQSIYWTTDGSSEFQQLYRVDLGTQKATLLSGGIPWDVEDVALSPDGRRVALVANERGSSVLYLVDARTGRVLQQPRIPKGVMGGLRWHENGRDLGFTLSSAQAPSDAYSLDVRSGKLTRWTESETGGLDAARFSEPELVELKSFDGLTISGFLYRPDSQRFPGRRPVVVNIHGGPESQSRPSFLGRLNYLMDELGVALLVPNVRGSSGYGKTFLTLDNGFKREDSVKDIGAFLGWIRQDGRLDGDRIAVMGGSYGGYMVLASMIHFNDQLRCGIDIVGISNFLTFLKNTQDYRRDLRRVEYGDERDPKMAEFMARISPTAQVSQLRKPLFVVQGKNDPRVPLTEAEQMVKAIRDQGGMVWYLMAKDEGHGFAKKKNADFQWLSSVLFFREHLIK, translated from the coding sequence ATGAAGACTTGGCTCATCTCCACCGGACTGTCCCTGGCTCTGACATTTTCCGCATCGGGAGCCGGAGTTCCCGACAACTTGGTGGTGGAAGGTGTTCCATCATTTCCGGATGAGCTGAGATCCTCCGTCTCCCGCTACTTGGAGTTTAGGACCGCGGCGTTCTACAGTTGGCATCCGCAGGAACGTTCCATGCTGATCGGCACCCGCTTCGCCGAAACGCCGCAACTTCATTGGGTAGGGGCACCCGGGGCGGCACGCCGGCAGCTCACATTCTCCACCGAGCCCGTCCGCGGAGGGGCTTTTCGTCCCAAAACTGGGGACTGTATTCTTTACACTCAGGATTCGGGCGGCGGTGAGTTCTTTCAGCTCTACCGCTACGATGTCAAAGAAGGCCGAACCACGCTCCTCTCCGACGGCAAGTCGCGTTATACCGGGGCGATGTGGTCTCATACCGGGCGCTGGATCGCCTACAGCTCCACCCAGCGCAACGGCAAGGACACCGATCTCTATGTGATGAATCCTGATGATCCCAAGTCCGCCCGCCGTGTTCTAGAGGTCACGGGAGGGGGATGGGGCATCGAGGACTGGTCATGGGATGATGCCGAGCTGTTGGTGAGCGAGCGGGTGTCGATCAACGAGAGCTGGCTGTATCGGTTGGATCTCAAATCAGGCGTCAAGACGGCGCTGGCATCGTCGCGTGAAAAGCCTCAAGCCTACGGTACCGCACTGTTCAGCCTCGACTCCCAATCGATCTACTGGACCACCGACGGGAGTTCGGAGTTTCAGCAGCTGTACCGGGTGGACCTCGGGACGCAGAAGGCGACCCTTCTCTCCGGAGGGATTCCCTGGGACGTGGAAGACGTCGCGCTCTCGCCGGATGGCCGGCGGGTAGCCTTGGTTGCGAATGAGCGAGGGAGCAGCGTGCTCTATCTGGTCGATGCGCGCACGGGGCGTGTCCTTCAGCAGCCGCGCATTCCCAAGGGTGTGATGGGTGGGCTTCGCTGGCATGAAAACGGACGCGACCTCGGGTTTACCCTCTCGTCCGCGCAGGCTCCCAGCGATGCCTACTCCCTCGATGTCCGGTCGGGCAAATTGACCCGTTGGACGGAGAGCGAGACCGGGGGATTGGACGCCGCTCGATTCTCGGAGCCGGAGTTGGTGGAGTTGAAGAGTTTCGATGGATTGACCATTTCTGGGTTTCTGTATCGCCCGGATTCCCAGCGTTTTCCGGGACGACGGCCGGTGGTGGTCAATATTCACGGAGGTCCGGAATCGCAATCTCGCCCCAGCTTTTTGGGTCGATTGAACTACCTGATGGACGAATTGGGCGTGGCGTTGTTGGTGCCCAACGTGCGGGGATCGAGCGGGTACGGCAAAACCTTCCTTACTTTGGACAATGGTTTTAAGCGGGAGGACAGCGTCAAGGACATCGGCGCGTTCCTGGGCTGGATTCGCCAGGACGGACGGTTGGATGGAGATCGGATCGCGGTCATGGGCGGGAGCTACGGCGGTTACATGGTGTTGGCCTCCATGATCCATTTCAACGACCAGCTGCGGTGTGGCATCGACATTGTTGGGATCTCGAACTTCCTGACGTTTCTCAAAAACACCCAGGACTATCGGCGCGATCTGCGTCGGGTCGAATACGGGGATGAGCGGGACCCGAAGATGGCGGAATTCATGGCGCGGATATCCCCGACCGCTCAGGTTTCCCAATTGCGTAAGCCACTTTTTGTGGTGCAGGGCAAAAACGATCCTCGAGTGCCATTGACGGAGGCCGAGCAAATGGTGAAGGCCATTCGGGATCAGGGGGGGATGGTGTGGTATCTGATGGCCAAGGATGAGGGGCACGGGTTTGCCAAGAAGAAGAACGCGGACTTTCAATGGTTGAGCAGTGTGCTGTTTTTTCGCGAGCACCTGATAAAATAG
- a CDS encoding DUF1080 domain-containing protein: MVETWPLFANAQGDAKVEEFPDLLHPNEVGYRKWGNALTPLLSTLELIETASEPFVAEPGFESLFNGKDLTGWGYRTTSAGDRKAREGWQKSDPNAPPWPVIEAPVAFPGMQASSDGRFQAIGGRLVVTAPPEGRKIQQLYTTREFSQNFILKLEFRAAANADSGVFLRGNQLQCRDYPLAGPYKQLKQFRHLDWNQMVVAVTNGVAYATCNGEVLESAMKLPLTGPIGVEGDKGQLEYRRIQIRELGNPR, encoded by the coding sequence ATGGTGGAGACCTGGCCTTTGTTTGCCAATGCGCAGGGGGATGCCAAGGTGGAGGAGTTTCCGGACCTGCTGCATCCCAACGAGGTGGGATATCGGAAATGGGGGAATGCGCTGACACCGTTGCTCTCAACCCTGGAGCTTATCGAGACCGCTTCTGAGCCCTTCGTGGCGGAGCCTGGATTTGAGAGTTTGTTCAACGGCAAGGATCTCACGGGATGGGGGTATCGGACGACCTCTGCTGGTGATCGCAAGGCGCGCGAGGGTTGGCAAAAGAGTGATCCGAACGCTCCGCCCTGGCCGGTCATTGAGGCGCCGGTTGCTTTTCCTGGAATGCAGGCCAGCTCCGATGGTCGTTTCCAGGCGATTGGCGGTCGGCTCGTGGTGACCGCACCGCCGGAGGGACGGAAGATCCAGCAGCTTTATACCACTCGCGAATTTTCGCAGAACTTCATCCTGAAGTTGGAGTTCCGGGCGGCGGCCAACGCCGACAGTGGTGTGTTCTTAAGAGGAAATCAGCTGCAATGCCGCGACTATCCGTTGGCTGGGCCCTACAAGCAGCTGAAACAGTTCCGTCACCTGGATTGGAACCAGATGGTGGTGGCCGTCACCAATGGGGTGGCGTATGCCACCTGTAACGGGGAGGTTCTCGAGAGCGCCATGAAACTCCCATTGACTGGACCGATTGGGGTGGAGGGCGACAAGGGACAGCTGGAGTATCGTCGGATTCAGATCCGGGAGCTGGGGAATCCGAGGTGA